The following are encoded together in the Drosophila takahashii strain IR98-3 E-12201 chromosome X, DtakHiC1v2, whole genome shotgun sequence genome:
- the LOC108054790 gene encoding zinc finger protein 771 codes for MNAKRVKYAAVKEETVLIQHDPEVEEHEEQEEEEQLEEEHHHHHHHDDHDDQETHYTYAYATADDDDVTETAVVTLSDREHEALANAQEVIIDENGHAVTLQQLVENSTVEEVETIEQGDGTHTILHIVPNLHHAGGEEEEELDEEEDGEGDHELEEGEELEHDDEIVTVEQEEEEDEDDEVGSIVFEGTIDQAEQDPHSRNKTFYCPNCGNCYSAAGSLKLHMRACLRQRNEVSAEDRKCKVCSKVFNSVAYLKEHMMRHTGEQPFRCTRCYRKFVDETKYSAHMESHKHQDKLEAEAVALAAAHGGKKVVVKEFQCAFCSQNFTVVFDVGQVKRRYACDACRDKYSNAEALRQHKQQVEEKREFSCERCGRKFVFEGFLQRHLPTCDGSIKRRRDMK; via the coding sequence agcaccaccaccaccaccaccacgacGACCACGACGACCAGGAGACCCACTACACCTATGCCTACGCCAccgccgacgacgacgacgtcaCCGAAACGGCGGTGGTCACCCTCAGCGACCGGGAGCACGAGGCTCTGGCCAACGCCCAGGAGGTGATCATCGACGAGAACGGCCATGCGGTGACCCTGCAGCAGCTGGTCGAGAACAGCACCGTCGAGGAGGTGGAGACCATCGAGCAGGGCGACGGCACGCACACCATTCTGCACATAGTGCCCAATCTGCATCACGCTGGcggagaggaggaggaggagctggacgaggaggaggacgggGAGGGGGACCATGAGCTGGAGGAGGGCGAGGAGCTGGAGCATGACGACGAGATCGTCACcgtggagcaggaggaggaggaggacgaggacgacgaaGTGGGCTCCATCGTTTTCGAGGGCACCATCGACCAGGCCGAGCAGGATCCGCACTCGCGGAACAAGACCTTCTACTGCCCCAACTGCGGCAATTGCTACAGTGCCGCCGGCTCGCTGAAGCTCCACATGCGCGCCTGCCTGCGCCAGCGAAACGAGGTCTCCGCCGAGGACCGCAAGTGCAAGGTGTGCAGCAAGGTCTTCAATTCGGTTGCGTACCTCAAGGAGCACATGATGCGGCACACGGGCGAGCAGCCCTTCCGCTGCACGCGCTGCTATCGCAAGTTCGTCGACGAGACCAAGTACTCGGCTCACATGGAGTCGCACAAGCATCAGGATAAGCTGGAGGCCGAGGCGGTTGCCTTGGCTGCCGCTCATGGCGGCAAGAAGGTGGTGGTCAAGGAGTTCCAGTGCGCCTTCTGCTCGCAGAACTTCACGGTGGTCTTCGATGTGGGCCAGGTGAAGCGGCGCTATGCCTGCGACGCCTGCCGCGACAAGTACTCCAATGCGGAGGCACTGCGCCAGCACAAGCAGCAGGTGGAGGAGAAGCGCGAGTTCAGCTGCGAGCGCTGCGGCCGCAAGTTCGTCTTCGAGGGCTTCCTGCAGCGCCACCTGCCCACCTGCGATGGGAGCATCAAGCGGCGCAGGGACATGAAgtag
- the ND-B16.6 gene encoding NADH dehydrogenase [ubiquinone] 1 alpha subcomplex subunit 13 → MATAVPHCPPKQDLPPPGGYKKIPFARVPPKSYFTGFTMIGSYVAVTAVGLGIYYLTAKKVKRDEIEMRSAQNVIFPILVAERDREFLRQLRRNRDEEAELMKNVPGWEVGTWYGEPVFKTLPEDTLVTPIFKEFYAHSDWKSYAKRAHLKLWS, encoded by the exons ATGGCGACGGCCGTGCCGCATTGCCCCCCGAAACAGGACCTGCCCCCGCCGGGCGGCTACAAGAAGATCCCCTTCGCCCGCGTGCCGCCCAAGAGCTACTTCACAG GCTTCACCATGATCGGCAGCTATGTGGCCGTAACGGCCGTCGGCCTGGGAATCTACTATCTGACCGCCAAGAAGGTGAAGCGCGACGAGATCGAGATGCGTTCCGCCCAGAATGTGATCTTCCCGATTTTGGTCGCTGAGAGGGATCGCGAGTTCCTGCGCCAGCTGCGCCGAAATAGGGACGAGGAGGCCGAGCTGATGAAGAACGTGCCCGGCTGGGAGGTGGGCACCTGGTACGGCGAGCCCGTCTTCAAGACTCTGCCCGAGGACACCCTGGTGACGCCGATCTTCAAGGAGTTCTACGCCCACTCCGACTGGAAGTCGTACGCCAAGCGTGCCCATCTGAAGCTCTGGTCGTAA